In Streptomyces chartreusis, the following proteins share a genomic window:
- the mptB gene encoding polyprenol phosphomannose-dependent alpha 1,6 mannosyltransferase MptB, which yields MAFPIDLRRCQILGLAGTAILALGGETAGALPVRELLAPSSAHAALGLVGVYFGVVLLIAAWLLLGRLVRSADPPTPRALLLVLAAWATPLLIAPPLFSRDVYSYLAQGAMVDAHIDVYAYGPSHLGGPLADEVAPLWRHTGAPYGPVFMGVASVLSGATRGEVPAGLFGMRLIALLGVALMAAALPRLARHSGADPAAALWLGALNPLVLLHLVAGAHNDAIMLGLLGAGLVAALGRWPILGAVLVTLAALVKAPAALGLVAVVLLQMRSGHHPAKAVLTTGAASAATTVAATAVAGTGYGWIGALDTPVSTQNWALTSLLGRATASLLEKTGSDLAPLAVPVWHTFGLVLTGVLVLLIWWRWRPRPVYALGLSLAAVAAFGPAIRPWYALWGLFLIAAAAPSTSVRHRVAALTGVLALAVLPSGGPADAGQLVLAISGGALAVVVLWQAHLAAQAPALGRTA from the coding sequence ATGGCTTTTCCCATCGATCTCCGCCGCTGCCAGATACTCGGTCTGGCCGGCACCGCCATACTCGCCCTGGGCGGTGAGACGGCCGGTGCGCTGCCGGTCCGGGAACTCCTGGCCCCCAGCTCGGCGCACGCCGCCCTCGGCCTGGTCGGCGTGTACTTCGGCGTCGTCCTGCTGATAGCCGCATGGCTGCTGCTGGGCCGGCTCGTGCGCAGCGCGGATCCGCCGACCCCGCGCGCCTTGCTGCTGGTGCTGGCCGCCTGGGCCACCCCGCTGCTGATCGCGCCGCCGCTGTTCAGCCGGGACGTGTACAGCTACCTGGCCCAGGGAGCCATGGTCGACGCGCACATCGACGTGTACGCGTACGGCCCCTCCCACCTCGGTGGCCCCCTCGCCGACGAGGTCGCCCCGCTGTGGCGGCACACGGGGGCGCCCTACGGCCCCGTGTTCATGGGCGTCGCCTCCGTGCTGTCCGGCGCGACCCGCGGCGAAGTGCCCGCCGGACTGTTCGGCATGCGGCTGATAGCGCTGCTCGGCGTGGCGCTGATGGCGGCCGCCCTGCCGCGCCTCGCCCGGCACAGCGGAGCCGACCCGGCCGCCGCGCTGTGGCTGGGCGCCCTCAACCCGCTGGTGCTGCTGCACCTGGTGGCGGGCGCCCACAACGACGCCATCATGCTGGGCCTGCTCGGCGCCGGTCTGGTCGCCGCTCTCGGCCGCTGGCCCATCCTGGGCGCCGTCCTTGTCACCCTGGCGGCGCTGGTCAAGGCACCGGCCGCGCTCGGCCTCGTCGCCGTCGTACTGCTCCAGATGCGTTCCGGACACCACCCGGCCAAGGCCGTCCTCACCACGGGAGCCGCGTCCGCCGCCACCACGGTCGCCGCCACGGCCGTGGCGGGCACGGGATACGGCTGGATCGGCGCCCTGGACACCCCGGTCTCCACCCAGAACTGGGCGCTGACCAGCCTGCTCGGCCGGGCCACCGCGTCGCTGCTGGAGAAGACCGGCAGCGATCTGGCGCCGCTGGCCGTCCCGGTGTGGCACACCTTCGGACTCGTCCTCACCGGCGTTCTGGTGCTCCTCATATGGTGGCGCTGGCGTCCGCGCCCGGTGTACGCGCTCGGCCTGAGCCTCGCGGCCGTGGCCGCCTTCGGACCGGCGATCCGCCCCTGGTACGCGCTGTGGGGCCTGTTCCTCATAGCGGCCGCCGCGCCCAGCACCTCGGTACGGCACCGGGTCGCGGCCCTGACGGGCGTGCTCGCGCTCGCCGTACTGCCGAGCGGCGGCCCGGCCGACGCCGGGCAGCTGGTGCTGGCTATCTCCGGCGGCGCGCTCGCCGTGGTCGTTCTCTGGCAGGCGCATCTGGCGGCACAGGCCCCGGCGTTGGGACGTACGGCATGA
- a CDS encoding glutaminase encodes MVIMAASTSSLTFQPILERIAEEIERTPGRGRPADYIPALAACDPRRFGMAVAELDGTVYGVGDWREPFSTQSITKVFTLALDLAREGDELWEHVGREPSGNPFNSLIQLEYENGIPRNPFINAGALVVTDRLQTRTGDAAGELLAFLRAESGNAALDFDKDVAASETASGDRNAALAHFMASYGNIDNPVPALLDQYFRQCSVQASCADLALATSFLARHGVRADGTRLLTRSQAKQINAVMLTCGTYDAAGDFAYRVGLPGKSGVGGGIIAVVPGRCTLCVWSPGLDERGNSVAGVAALDRFTTLTGLSVF; translated from the coding sequence ATGGTGATCATGGCAGCGTCGACGTCGTCACTGACCTTCCAGCCGATCCTGGAGCGCATCGCGGAGGAGATCGAGCGGACCCCCGGCCGTGGCCGGCCCGCCGACTACATCCCGGCGCTCGCGGCCTGCGACCCCCGCCGCTTCGGCATGGCCGTCGCCGAACTCGACGGCACGGTGTACGGCGTGGGGGACTGGCGCGAGCCGTTCTCCACGCAGTCCATCACCAAGGTGTTCACCCTCGCGCTCGACCTGGCCCGCGAGGGCGACGAACTCTGGGAGCACGTGGGCCGCGAGCCCTCCGGCAACCCGTTCAACTCCCTGATCCAGCTGGAGTACGAGAACGGCATCCCGCGCAACCCGTTCATCAACGCGGGCGCCCTCGTCGTCACCGACCGCCTCCAGACCCGTACCGGAGACGCGGCCGGTGAACTCCTCGCCTTCCTGCGCGCCGAGAGCGGCAACGCGGCCCTGGACTTCGACAAGGACGTCGCCGCCTCCGAGACGGCGAGCGGCGACCGGAACGCCGCGCTCGCCCACTTCATGGCGTCCTACGGCAACATCGACAACCCCGTGCCGGCCCTGCTCGACCAGTACTTCCGCCAGTGCTCCGTGCAGGCGTCCTGTGCCGACCTCGCCCTGGCCACGTCGTTCCTGGCCCGCCACGGCGTCCGGGCCGACGGCACCCGCCTGCTCACCCGCAGCCAGGCCAAACAGATCAACGCGGTCATGCTGACCTGCGGCACCTACGACGCGGCGGGCGACTTCGCCTACCGCGTGGGCCTGCCCGGCAAGAGCGGGGTGGGCGGCGGCATCATCGCCGTCGTACCGGGCCGGTGCACGTTGTGCGTATGGAGTCCGGGTTTGGACGAGCGGGGCAATTCGGTGGCGGGAGTGGCGGCCCTGGACAGGTTCACCACCTTGACGGGCCTGTCGGTGTTCTAG
- a CDS encoding glycosyltransferase 87 family protein, translated as MRLPRTDRGRLALVLALVAAVALFTATVPLLRDWFDLRVYYGTVDSWMHHDGRIYDYRVPGTTYGFTYPPFAAVVMLPMALLDLHVAIAVALLLNLVALAFVLRVIAGRAWRRYGWYGVALALCGLALFEPLRDTFSFGQVNILLLALVLLDCWLLSTGRERRAGVGIGLAAAIKLTPAAFIGLLLVARRWRAAAVATSVAAAATALAAWVAPGPSRFYWTHAMWDTTRVGRLDYVSNQSLQGILARLDVTGREIWAVVVLVVLGVWVARTRRAVAAGDWTAAFALTGLTACLVSPITWVHHLVWLLPSFAVLVRAGRRRVAAALYAVLCTSVVWLWFDDASGVDGFIGSNTYAWITLGLLFWLPVGQSASERSTRPRVTSDTAPAPIPAAPAIAQASAQPGAAPSGVTAATTGTVAGPGAGLARKPSSDPTGSTRPAAPNPQSSSSPASS; from the coding sequence ATGAGGCTTCCGCGCACCGATCGCGGCCGGCTGGCACTCGTGCTCGCCCTCGTCGCCGCCGTCGCCCTCTTCACCGCCACCGTGCCGTTGCTGCGCGACTGGTTCGACCTGCGCGTCTACTACGGCACCGTCGACAGCTGGATGCACCACGACGGCCGTATCTACGACTACCGGGTGCCCGGCACCACGTACGGTTTCACCTACCCGCCGTTCGCGGCGGTCGTGATGCTGCCCATGGCGCTGCTGGATCTGCACGTCGCCATCGCGGTGGCGCTGCTGCTCAACCTGGTGGCGCTGGCCTTCGTGCTGCGGGTGATCGCCGGGCGGGCCTGGCGGCGCTACGGCTGGTACGGAGTCGCGCTGGCCCTGTGCGGGCTGGCCCTGTTCGAACCGCTGCGGGACACCTTCAGCTTCGGGCAGGTGAACATCCTGCTGCTGGCCCTGGTGCTGCTCGACTGCTGGTTGCTGTCGACCGGCCGGGAGCGCCGGGCGGGTGTCGGCATCGGTCTGGCGGCGGCGATCAAGCTGACGCCGGCGGCGTTCATCGGGCTGCTGCTGGTGGCCCGTCGCTGGCGGGCCGCGGCCGTGGCGACGTCCGTGGCCGCCGCCGCGACGGCGCTGGCGGCGTGGGTGGCGCCGGGCCCCTCCCGTTTCTACTGGACGCACGCGATGTGGGACACCACCCGGGTCGGCCGCCTCGACTACGTCTCGAACCAGTCCCTGCAAGGGATCCTGGCCCGGCTGGACGTGACGGGCCGGGAGATCTGGGCGGTCGTCGTCCTGGTCGTCCTCGGGGTGTGGGTGGCGCGCACCCGCCGGGCGGTGGCGGCGGGGGACTGGACGGCGGCGTTCGCCCTCACCGGGCTGACCGCCTGCCTGGTCAGCCCGATCACGTGGGTCCACCACCTGGTGTGGCTGCTGCCGTCCTTCGCCGTCCTCGTCCGCGCCGGCCGGCGACGGGTGGCCGCCGCCCTGTACGCGGTGCTGTGCACCAGCGTGGTGTGGCTCTGGTTCGACGACGCGTCCGGCGTCGACGGCTTCATCGGCAGCAACACCTACGCGTGGATCACCCTCGGCCTGCTGTTCTGGCTGCCGGTCGGTCAGTCCGCCTCCGAGCGCTCGACCCGGCCGCGCGTCACCAGCGACACGGCACCCGCGCCCATCCCGGCGGCACCGGCGATCGCGCAGGCCTCCGCCCAGCCCGGCGCTGCGCCCTCGGGCGTCACCGCAGCCACCACGGGCACCGTGGCGGGGCCCGGCGCGGGTCTGGCCCGCAAACCGTCGAGCGACCCCACCGGCTCGACCCGGCCGGCCGCGCCGAACCCCCAGTCGAGCAGTTCGCCGGCCTCCTCGTAG